Proteins encoded together in one Marinobacter sp. Arc7-DN-1 window:
- the smpB gene encoding SsrA-binding protein SmpB: MSKKKPGTPSSTIALNKKAKHEYHIEDRFEAGLALLGWEVKSLRAGKAQLVDAYVLLKDGEAWLLGSHITPLIAASTHVIADPTRTRKLLLHAKEIAKIVGKVNQAGYTCIPLALYWKNNRVKCEIALVKGKKQFDKRATEKERDWNRQKQRILRDTNL; encoded by the coding sequence ATGAGCAAGAAAAAACCCGGAACGCCGAGCAGTACTATTGCACTGAACAAGAAGGCGAAGCACGAGTATCACATCGAGGACCGCTTCGAGGCAGGTCTCGCCCTGCTGGGCTGGGAAGTGAAATCCCTGCGCGCCGGCAAGGCCCAGCTGGTGGACGCCTATGTACTGCTCAAGGACGGCGAAGCCTGGCTGCTCGGCTCTCACATTACGCCACTGATCGCCGCGTCTACCCATGTCATTGCAGACCCGACCCGCACCCGCAAACTCCTGCTGCACGCCAAGGAAATCGCCAAGATCGTCGGCAAGGTAAACCAAGCCGGTTACACCTGTATTCCGCTGGCACTCTACTGGAAAAACAACAGGGTAAAGTGCGAGATTGCCCTGGTAAAAGGCAAGAAACAGTTCGACAAGCGCGCCACCGAGAAAGAGCGGGACTGGAACCGCCAGAAGCAGCGCATCCTGCGCGATACCAACCTCTGA
- a CDS encoding WS/DGAT/MGAT family O-acyltransferase encodes MSPKRIPMSAVDRAWLRMDTPQNPMMICGVWTLERPVSMNRLRHTLEERFLCFNRFRQRVVDTGDRAYWQDDPLFDLDNHLHQIALPGKADKAELQKLVSDMNSTSLDFRQPLWQMHYIDNYGSGGALLIRIHHCIADGISLVRVMLSLTDKTPEPKLGKVASTRHSKPRQRSTVQQLLHRAVNNAQTATNQARLFIQSVREEPNYPLKLASTASAVALDLIKLGLAPVEPKTGLKEPLSGRKQVAWADPLDLAEVKACAKALGGTINDALLCTVTGALQRHFAAHKETVPECGIRVAVPFNLRPLDQPIETLGNKFGLVLVTLPVEVMDPLMCFRQVQENMNRLKRSYQAQVTYSLLDLFGRGPDVIERRALDLLSNKASAVLTNVPGPKEALYLAGSKLTQPMFWVPQSGNIGIGMSILSYAGTVQFGITVDKAIHADPNAVMDYFRESFQALSHAALAGRHGSHERKAS; translated from the coding sequence ATGTCACCTAAACGGATACCCATGTCCGCCGTTGATCGGGCGTGGCTGCGCATGGACACCCCCCAGAACCCCATGATGATCTGCGGGGTGTGGACGCTGGAACGTCCTGTTTCCATGAATCGCCTCAGGCACACGCTTGAGGAGCGATTCCTGTGCTTCAACCGATTCCGGCAACGGGTTGTGGACACCGGAGACCGTGCCTACTGGCAGGATGACCCCCTGTTTGACCTGGACAACCACCTCCACCAGATCGCCCTGCCGGGAAAGGCCGATAAAGCCGAGCTCCAGAAACTCGTCAGCGACATGAACAGTACCTCGCTGGATTTCCGGCAACCGCTCTGGCAAATGCATTACATCGACAATTATGGGAGCGGCGGTGCACTGCTGATCCGCATCCACCATTGTATTGCCGATGGCATCTCCCTGGTTCGGGTCATGCTGTCACTAACGGATAAAACGCCAGAACCCAAGCTGGGTAAAGTAGCGTCAACGCGTCATTCAAAACCCCGCCAAAGGTCCACAGTCCAGCAATTGCTCCACCGCGCGGTGAACAACGCGCAAACTGCCACAAATCAGGCCAGGCTGTTCATTCAGTCCGTCCGGGAAGAGCCTAATTACCCTCTCAAACTGGCGTCCACCGCCAGTGCCGTGGCCCTGGACCTCATCAAACTCGGCCTGGCCCCCGTCGAGCCCAAAACCGGATTGAAGGAGCCACTTTCCGGGCGCAAACAGGTAGCCTGGGCAGACCCTCTGGATCTGGCCGAAGTGAAAGCGTGCGCCAAGGCTCTGGGTGGCACCATAAACGATGCATTGCTCTGTACGGTCACCGGGGCTTTACAGCGGCATTTTGCAGCTCATAAGGAAACCGTCCCCGAGTGCGGAATCCGCGTGGCCGTTCCGTTCAACCTGCGACCTCTTGATCAACCCATAGAAACCCTCGGCAACAAGTTCGGCCTGGTGCTGGTTACCCTGCCGGTGGAAGTGATGGACCCGCTCATGTGCTTCCGACAGGTTCAGGAGAACATGAATCGGCTCAAGCGATCCTATCAGGCCCAGGTCACCTACAGCCTTCTTGATTTATTCGGTCGAGGCCCCGATGTCATCGAACGGAGAGCTCTGGACCTGCTCAGCAACAAAGCCTCCGCCGTACTGACCAACGTGCCAGGGCCGAAAGAGGCTCTGTACCTGGCGGGCAGTAAGCTGACCCAGCCTATGTTCTGGGTACCCCAGAGCGGCAACATCGGCATCGGCATGAGCATTCTCAGTTACGCCGGCACCGTTCAGTTTGGCATTACCGTCGACAAGGCCATCCACGCCGATCCAAATGCCGTGATGGACTACTTCCGGGAAAGCTTCCAGGCCCTGAGCCACGCGGCCCTGGCCGGCAGGCATGGCAGTCATGAACGCAAGGCCAGCTAG
- a CDS encoding tyrosine-type recombinase/integrase, with translation MKQAVNKLAATSVKNAEFKDRAFKLFDGAGLFLHVQKSGKYWRLKYRHAKKERLLALGVYPEVSLKDARAARDEARALLDKGIDPSNHRKQIKHSRYAAAANTFEAIALEWYREVHQSAVVEEHAGRNLRRLQVHAFPHIGRRPIGEITPGELLGVLRKVEDKGHIETARRVKTLCGQVFRYGIATGRVERDITPDLRDALKVPPTKHHPAITKPEEIGPLMKALYGYPGHFATCAALKLAPLLFVRPGELRQAEWADIDLKAAEWNFTASKTGFQLVTPLPRQAVEILKEVQAVTGRGRYVFPSVRDRKRPMSNATIGAALGRLDLKDKMSAHGFRAMARTVLAEHLGFRSEYIEQQLGHSVRDTNGRAYNRTTHLEARRAMLQTWADFLDELRTGKGNVVALNRGKTA, from the coding sequence ATGAAACAGGCCGTTAACAAGCTGGCTGCCACCAGCGTAAAGAATGCCGAGTTCAAAGACCGCGCCTTCAAGCTGTTCGACGGGGCCGGGCTCTTCCTTCACGTTCAGAAATCCGGGAAGTATTGGCGGCTGAAGTACCGCCATGCCAAAAAGGAAAGGCTCTTAGCCCTGGGGGTATATCCTGAAGTCAGCTTGAAAGATGCCAGGGCCGCACGGGATGAAGCCCGCGCCCTGCTCGATAAAGGCATAGACCCCAGCAACCACCGGAAGCAGATAAAGCACAGCCGGTATGCTGCCGCCGCCAACACCTTTGAAGCGATTGCTCTGGAGTGGTACAGAGAGGTACACCAAAGCGCCGTGGTTGAAGAACATGCCGGCCGCAACCTTCGCCGCCTTCAGGTTCACGCCTTTCCGCACATAGGCCGCCGCCCCATTGGAGAAATCACCCCCGGTGAATTACTGGGGGTACTTCGAAAAGTAGAAGACAAGGGGCACATCGAGACCGCCAGACGAGTTAAGACCCTGTGCGGGCAGGTGTTCCGCTACGGGATCGCCACCGGAAGAGTTGAGAGGGACATTACCCCAGACCTGCGGGACGCTCTCAAAGTACCCCCAACTAAACACCACCCTGCCATTACCAAGCCGGAAGAAATCGGGCCTTTGATGAAAGCGCTTTATGGCTATCCCGGACACTTCGCCACCTGTGCAGCCCTCAAGCTGGCCCCGCTACTCTTTGTTCGCCCTGGTGAACTACGGCAGGCGGAATGGGCGGATATTGACCTTAAAGCCGCTGAATGGAACTTCACCGCCAGCAAAACCGGGTTTCAGCTTGTTACACCGTTGCCACGGCAGGCCGTGGAAATCCTGAAAGAGGTTCAAGCAGTGACAGGCCGGGGCCGGTATGTGTTCCCCAGTGTCCGGGACAGAAAGCGGCCCATGAGCAATGCCACTATCGGGGCAGCTCTCGGACGGTTAGACCTGAAAGACAAAATGTCCGCTCATGGCTTCCGCGCCATGGCCCGCACTGTGCTGGCGGAACACCTGGGGTTTCGTTCCGAGTACATAGAGCAACAGCTAGGCCATTCTGTCCGCGATACCAACGGCAGAGCCTACAACCGAACCACACACCTTGAAGCCCGCCGCGCCATGCTGCAAACGTGGGCAGATTTTCTGGATGAACTGAGAACCGGCAAGGGGAATGTAGTAGCCCTCAACCGTGGCAAGACAGCCTAA
- a CDS encoding helix-turn-helix transcriptional regulator, with amino-acid sequence MTDRVLRRKEVTSMVGLGTTKIYELISEGRFPKPIKLSVRSVGWLESEIQAWIKEQAEKRETSSNA; translated from the coding sequence ATGACTGACCGTGTATTACGTAGAAAAGAAGTAACTTCAATGGTTGGGCTCGGGACAACCAAAATATATGAACTGATTTCAGAGGGCCGGTTTCCAAAACCTATAAAGCTTTCTGTTCGCTCCGTTGGCTGGCTTGAGTCGGAAATTCAGGCATGGATCAAGGAGCAGGCGGAAAAGCGGGAGACTAGTTCGAATGCTTGA
- a CDS encoding toprim domain-containing protein has translation MNNQFSVGDIVARFRQVLADAGLPAAPETNFICDGELHRFRVESDKKGSRNGWYVLHLDGVPAGAFGSWRAGIAENWCSKGQDQLTEAERRQLRERMEKAKTARQSQLKQRHATAAHRARKLWKSAKPAAPDHPYLVNKQVQPFRARQIGPALVLDIRGIRGELSSLQFIQPDGSKKLLSGGAKQERFIPVTGAAAGEPETVLICEGWATGATLAASMPDAFVLAAIDAGNLPAVAVATRQRWPSCDLIVCGDDDRKTEGNPGAAAARKAAELSAARLALPEWPEGCPAHLSDFNDLATWLNEVKQ, from the coding sequence ATGAATAACCAATTCAGCGTTGGGGACATTGTCGCCCGATTTCGCCAAGTGCTGGCAGATGCCGGCTTACCTGCTGCCCCTGAAACGAACTTCATTTGTGATGGAGAGTTGCACCGGTTCCGCGTTGAGAGCGACAAGAAAGGCAGCCGTAACGGTTGGTATGTCCTGCACCTGGACGGGGTGCCAGCTGGAGCTTTTGGAAGCTGGCGGGCCGGCATAGCAGAAAACTGGTGCAGCAAAGGACAGGACCAACTGACGGAAGCAGAGCGCCGCCAGCTTAGGGAGCGCATGGAAAAGGCCAAAACGGCCCGCCAGTCACAACTGAAGCAACGACACGCCACCGCTGCACACCGTGCCCGGAAACTGTGGAAGAGCGCCAAACCTGCTGCACCGGATCACCCTTACCTGGTGAACAAACAAGTCCAGCCTTTCAGAGCCCGCCAGATCGGCCCGGCTCTGGTACTCGATATAAGGGGCATACGCGGGGAGCTTTCAAGCCTTCAGTTTATTCAGCCGGACGGCTCCAAAAAACTGCTATCAGGGGGAGCCAAACAAGAGCGGTTTATACCTGTAACCGGTGCAGCTGCCGGAGAACCTGAAACAGTTCTGATCTGTGAGGGCTGGGCAACGGGGGCAACCTTGGCCGCTTCCATGCCTGATGCCTTCGTGTTGGCGGCCATTGACGCCGGGAACCTTCCCGCTGTGGCAGTGGCAACCCGTCAGCGCTGGCCCTCATGTGACCTAATCGTGTGCGGAGATGACGACAGAAAAACGGAAGGCAACCCCGGCGCTGCTGCCGCACGAAAGGCCGCGGAGCTATCGGCTGCCCGCCTTGCTCTCCCCGAATGGCCTGAAGGGTGCCCGGCGCACCTCTCCGACTTCAACGACTTGGCAACCTGGCTGAATGAGGTGAAGCAGTGA